In Brachionichthys hirsutus isolate HB-005 chromosome 5, CSIRO-AGI_Bhir_v1, whole genome shotgun sequence, a single genomic region encodes these proteins:
- the spata2l gene encoding spermatogenesis associated 2-like, translating to MSLSKQRAADLVTAYDRSLEQQIVRRGSSLICRDEELMKQVEALLRDGDAREMHRLGFDPLVEMEESLKTTKKARGGLQDLAKAFEVVEQAALNLYISPWREEYRAVKMYSGTFTHCVKPVLSMPQVEKVFGLLGYQLVSSRREQLRLQLRGVGHASAGSRLSLSCAFFLARCECRLLLAALGKRAGEAQWALSIVRERLRGHSLQVALDNTKKTLEANRPAAFDGELEVDLYTDEQMNGGQRRPDIREESGRCLTWMADSVASPPAVQFHSNEATSPIPPFTSLPNKEDIRISTLTYQLTKTSLSDSDRDRCEEAESQSRSLQAEAMSRAGDDLLCSCLRAPRVHLKRCFDCDALHNSTCASLRHCDQAFHLVTSTDGTSREAQEASPTLTGSGAAMSSVALHDDLESIMTSGHPIAFHDCCDLNHLDPQVLCFSCGFFHSGSCVQIESCQGRHKVKPLGVCACGRPCSRNPLVLCRYCGNEYCSDCWYRSPLVCVCGQTFDQSSSVP from the exons ATGAGCCTCTCCAAGCAGAGAGCCGCGGATCTTGTGACTGCCTACGATCGCAGTTTGGAGCAGCAAATTGTGAGGCGAGGCTCCAGCTTGATTTGTAGAGACGAGGAGCTGATGAAGCAGGTGGAGGCGCTGCTGAGGGACGGGGACGCTCGGGAAATGCACCGCCTGGGCTTTGATCCGCTGGTAGAGATGGAGGAGTCCCTGAAAACGACAAAAAAAGCCAGAGGAGGGCTTCAAGACCTGGCCAAAGCCTTTGAAGTTGTGGAGCAAGCGGCCTTGAACCTCTACATCAGTCCCTGGAGGGAGGAGTACCGAGCCGTCAAG ATGTACTCCGGTACGTTCACCCACTGCGTCAAACCGGTGCTGTCCATGCCGCAGGTCGAAAAAGTCTTTGGCCTGCTGGGATACCAGCTTGTCTCGTCTCGGCGCGAGCAGCTCCGTCTCCAGTTGCGCGGGGTCGGTCACGCCTCCGCCGGCAGCCGCCTCTCCTTGTCGTGTGCCTTCTTCCTGGCGCGGTGCGAGTgtcgcctcctcctcgccgctctggGGAAACGTGCCGGCGAGGCTCAGTGGGCGCTGAGTATTGTAAGGGAGCGGCTGAGAGGACACAGCCTGCAG GTCGCCCTCGACAACACCAAGAAGACGCTGGAGGCCAATCGGCCAGCAGCGTTTGATGGCGAGTTGGAGGTGGATCTGTACACCGATGAGCAGATGAACGGTGGTCAGAGGAGACCGGACATCAGGGAAGAGAGTGGCCGGTGTTTGACCTGGATGGCCGACAGCGTAGCGTCCCCGCCTGCTGTCCAATTCCACAGCAACGAAGCGACCTCTCCGATCCCCCCGTTCACCTCTCTGCCCAACAAGGAGGACATTCGTATCTCTACGCTCACCTACCAGCTGACGAAGACGTCGCTGTCGGATTCTGACAGAGACCGCTGTGAAGAGGCGGAGTCACAGTCGCGCAGCCTGCAGGCAGAAGCGATGAGCCGGGCTGGAGACgacctcctctgcagctgcctcCGGGCTCCTCGCGTTCACCTTAAACGCTGCTTCGACTGCGACGCTTTGCACAACAGCACCTGTGCCTCGCTCCGGCATTGTGACCAGGCATTCCACCTGGTGACCTCGACTGACGGGACGAGCCGAGAAGCACAGGAGGCATCGCCGACTCTCACCGGCAGCGGTGCAGCAATGTCCTCCGTGGCTCTGCATGATGACCTTGAATCGATAATGACCTCTGGTCATCCGATCGCGTTCCACGACTGCTGCGATCTCAACCATCTGGATCCTCAGGTCCTTTGCTTCAGCTGTGGATTCTTCCACTCTGGTTCCTGTGTCCAGATAGAATCGTGCCAAGGTCGTCACAAGGTCAAGCCCCTGGGAGTCTGCGCCTGTGGGAGGCCATGTTCTAGGAACCCTCTGGTTCTGTGCAGATACTGTGGAAACGAGTACTGCAGTGATTGTTGGTACAGAAGTCCCCTCGTATGCGTCTGTGGCCAGACGTTTGACCAGTCATCCTCTGTGCCTTAA
- the pdf gene encoding peptide deformylase, mitochondrial — protein MCVSAPALQEWVQTWCMESLSRDFKSDKRLLLVLHTSSPTPLVTLTPAGSSRGHQEECPVTGGATDPAHFQEACESIAGFSGSVPRYLSVEVTGLNENGEDVTWKASGWPARILQHEMDHLNGILYIDRMDSKTFVNITWQSYNE, from the exons ATGTGCGTCTCTGCTCCAGCTCTCCAGGAATGGGTTCAAACTTGGTGCATGGAGAGTCTCTCCCGGGACTTCAAGTCTGATAAAAGACTTTTACTCGTCCTCCACACGTCTTCCCCAACTCCTCTGGTCACTCTTACTCCAGCAGGGTCAAG TCGAGGTCACCAGGAGGAATGCCCGGTCACAGGCGGCGCGACCGACCCTGCGCACTTCCAAGAGGCCTGTGAGAGCATAGCGGGCTTCTCCGGCTCAGTTCCACGTTACCTGTCTGTGGAAGTGACAG GTCTAAATGAAAACGGTGAAGACGTTACATGGAAGGCCAGCGGCTGGCCAGCTCGCATCCTCCAACACGAGATGGACCACCTGAATGGCATCCTCTACATCGACCGCATGGACAGCAAGACCTTCGTCAACATCACCTGGCAATCTTACAATGAATAG
- the tat gene encoding tyrosine aminotransferase, with protein sequence MDKTSYLMQMNENGVHGKSLNGTGVSGKDIRHVGMNVYPAKAKNRRQRWEVKPSEMANNTFNPIRAIVDEMKLTPNPDKPMITLSVGDPTVFGNLPADDAVNQAMRDAIDSQKYNGYPPAVGYMKSRQAVARYYSCPEAPLQAEDVILTSGCSQAIDLTVSVLCNPGDNILAPCPGFSLYKTLAVPMGIKVKLYNLLPEQSWEVDLQHLESLIDEKTACVVVINPSNPCGSVFSRDHLQKILKVASKHCVPILADEIYRDMVFPGCECLSMASLGSDVPILSCGGLAKRWLVPGWRLGWILIHDRHDIFGSEIRQGLVKLSQRILGACSIVQGALETILNNTSQSFFQDTISFLKSNSEICFNELSTIPGLNPVMPSGAMYIMVGIDMDRFPDFKSDIDFTERMVTEQSVFCLPASAFEYENYFRIVVTVPEDMMLEACRRIREFCQHHYRTCSLNSNV encoded by the exons ATGGATAAGACGTCTTACCTGATGCAGATGAATGAGAATGGAGTCCATGGGAAAAGCCTAAATGGGACCGGAGTTAGCGGGAAGGACATCCGCCATGTCGGTATGAATGTGTATCCGGCCAAAGCGAAAAACCGCCGGCAAAGATGGGAAGTGAAGCCGTCAGAGATGGCCAACAACACGTTCAATCCCATCCGGGCCATTGTGGATGAGATGAAGCTCACCCCAAACCCAGACAAGCCCATGATTACGCTCTCCGTAG gagaTCCCACTGTGTTTGGAAACCTCCCTGCAGATGACGCGGTGAATCAGGCCATGAGAGACGCCATCGATTCCCAAAAATACAATGGCTATCCTCCTGCAGTTG GTTATATGAAGAGCCGACAAGCAGTGGCCAGATATTACAGCTGCCCCGAGGCGCCGCTGCAGGCGGAG GATGTGATTCTGACCAGCGGCTGTAGTCAGGCCATTGACCTGACTGTCAGTGTTCTGTGTAACCCGGGGGACAACATCCTGGCCCCCTGTCCAGGCTTCTCTTTGTACAAGACCCTGGCTGTCCCCATGGGCATCAAGGTCAAACTGTACAACCTGCTG CCAGAGCAGTCATGGGAGGTCGATCTGCAGCACCTGGAGAGCCTGATTGATGAGAAGACGGCCTGTGTGGTCGTCATCAATCCATCCAATCCTTGTGGCTCTGTCTTCAGCAGGGATCACCTGCAGAAGATCCTCAAAG TGGCCTCCAAACACTGCGTTCCCATTCTGGCTGATGAGATCTACAGAGACATG GTCTTCCCAGGTTGCGAATGCCTCTCCATGGCGTCTCTCGGCAGTGACGTTCCCATCCTTTCCTGTGGCGGCTTGGCAAAGCGCTGGCTTGTTCCGGGATGGAGATTGGGATGGATTCTCATCCATGACAGGCACGATATTTTTGGATCTGAG ATTCGACAGGGTCTGGTGAAGCTGAGCCAACGTATCCTCGGAGCCTGCAGCATCGTGCAGGGCGCCCTGGAGACCATCCTCAACAACACATCCCAAAGCTTCTTCCAGGACACCATCAGCTTTCTGAAG TCCAACTCCGAGATCTGTTTCAACGAGCTGTCCACCATCCCCGGATTGAATCCCGTGATGCCTTCAGGAGCCATGTACATCATG GTGGGGATTGACATGGATCGCTTTCCAGATTTTAAGAGCGACATAGACTTTACTGAGCGGATGGTGACGGAGCAGTCCGTCTTCTGTCTTCCTGCTTCA GCCTTTGAGTACGAGAACTATTTTCGCATTGTGGTGACGGTGCCGGAGGACATGATGCTGGAGGCTTGCCGTCGGATCAGGGAGTTCTGCCAGCACCACTATCGGACCTGCAGTCTCAACAGCAATGTCTAG